From the genome of Biomphalaria glabrata chromosome 17, xgBioGlab47.1, whole genome shotgun sequence, one region includes:
- the LOC129923749 gene encoding uncharacterized protein LOC129923749 has translation MALSKFVHISIMAVSKFVHLNHGRIKICSYLNHGHIKVCSYLNHGRIKVCSYLNHGRIEICSYLNHGHIKVCSYLNHGRIKVCSYLNHGHIKVCSYLNHGRIKVCSYLNHGRIEICSYLNHGHIKVCSYLNHGHIKVCSYLNHGRIKVCSYLNHGRIDVCSYLNHGHIKVCSYLNHGRIEICSYLNHGRIKVCSYLNHGHIKVCSYLNHGRIKLCSYLNHGRIKVCSYLNHGRIKVCSYLNHGRIDVCSYLNHGHIKVCSYLNHGRIEICSYLNHGRIKLCSYLNHGRIKVCSYLNHGRIDVCSYLNHGHIKVCSYLNHGRIDVCSYLNHGRIKVCSYLNHGHIKVCSYLNHGRIKVCSYLNHGHIDVCSYLNHGRIDVCSYLNHGRIKLYSYLNHGHIKVCSYLNHGRIKVCSYLNHGRIEICSYLNHGRIEVCNN, from the coding sequence ATGGCGTTATCGAAGTTTGTTCATATCTCAATCATGGCCGTATCGAAATTTGTTCATCTCAATCATGGCCGTATCAAAATTTGTTCATATCTCAATCATGGCCATATCAAAGTTTGCTCATATCTCAATCATGGCCGTATCAAAGTTTGTTCATATCTCAATCATGGCCGTATCGAAATTTGTTCATATCTCAATCATGGCCATATCAAAGTTTGTTCATATCTCAATCATGGCCGTATCAAAGTTTGTTCATATCTCAATCATGGCCATATCAAAGTTTGCTCATATCTCAATCATGGCCGTATCAAAGTTTGTTCATATCTCAATCATGGCCGTATCGAAATTTGTTCATATCTCAATCATGGCCATATCAAAGTTTGTTCATATCTCAATCATGGCCATATCAAAGTTTGCTCATATCTCAATCATGGCCGTATCAAAGTTTGCTCATATCTCAATCATGGCCGTATCGACGTTTGTTCATATCTCAATCATGGCCATATCAAAGTTTGCTCATATCTCAATCATGGCCGTATCGAAATTTGTTCATATCTGAATCATGGCCGTATCAAAGTTTGCTCATATCTCAATCATGGCCATATCAAAGTTTGCTCATATCTCAATCATGGCCGTATCAAACTTTGTTCATATCTCAATCATGGCCGTATCAAAGTTTGCTCATATCTCAATCATGGCCGTATCAAAGTTTGCTCATATCTCAATCATGGCCGTATCGACGTTTGTTCATATCTCAATCATGGCCATATCAAAGTTTGTTCATATCTCAATCATGGCCGTATCGAAATTTGTTCATATCTCAATCATGGCCGTATCAAACTTTGTTCATATCTCAATCATGGCCGTATCAAAGTTTGTTCATATCTCAATCATGGCCGTATCGACGTTTGTTCATATCTCAATCATGGCCATATCAAAGTTTGTTCATATCTCAATCATGGCCGTATCGACGTTTGTTCATATCTCAATCATGGCCGTATCAAAGTTTGTTCATATCTCAATCATGGCCATATCAAAGTTTGCTCATATCTCAATCATGGCCGTATCAAAGTTTGTTCATATCTCAATCATGGCCATATCGACGTTTGTTCATATCTCAATCATGGCCGTATCGACGTTTGTTCATATCTCAATCATGGCCGTATAAAACTTTATTCATATCTCAATCATGGCCATATCAAAGTTTGCTCATATCTCAATCATGGCCGTATCAAAGTTTGCTCATATCTCAATCATGGCCGTATCGAAATTTGTTCATATCTCAATCATGGCCGTATCGAAgtttgtaataactga